The DNA sequence CAGCCGCCGGACCGCGCGTTCGACCGCCGCCACCGAGCCGGAGAGGACGACCTGCTCGGGTGCGTTGTGGTTGGCCACCACGACGTCCGGGCCGATCAGGGTGGGCGTCAGCGCGTCCCGCGGTGCCTTGACGGCGGCCATCGCGCCGGGCTCGGCGACCTCGGCGATGGCCCGCGCGCGGGCCCGGCTGAGCCGCAGCAGCGTCCCGGTGCCGAACGCGCCCGCGACCGACAACGCGACCAGCTCGCCGTAGCTGTGCCCGGCCAGGAAGTCCGGCCGGACGCCGGCCCGCTCGAGCAGCCGGGCGACCGCGATCTCGACGAGCCCGAGCGCGGGCTGCGCGATCCGCGTGTCGGTAAGGGCGTTCTCCTGCTCCTGGACGGCGTCCGCGGCGAACACCCGGGGCGGGAACGCTTTCCCGGCGACGTCGGGGGCGAGCTTGAGCAGCTCGGCCAGGTCCGGGAAGTGCACGAACAGCTCGGCGAGCATGCCGGGGCGCTGGCTGCCCTGGCCGGGGAAGAGGAAGGCGACCTTCCCGGGGTCGGCGTCGGCGCGCCGGATCCCGGCAAGGGCTTTCTCGGCTTCGGCGGGCCAGTCGCGCGGGCCGTGCCGCCGGTCCGGGGCGACCGGGCCCGCCCCGAGCACGGCGTGGAAGTTGGTGCCGCCGAAGCCGAACGCGCTGACCCCGGCCAGCCGGGCCGGCTCCGCCCACGGGCGCGCCGCGGTGGTGAACGTGAACGGGCTGGTGGCCGGGTCCCAGGCCGCGTTCGGCCGGCTCAGGTGCAGCGTCGGCGGGACCACTTCGTGCCAGAGCGACAGCGCCGCCTTGATCAGCCCGGCCAGCCCGGCCGCGCACTTCGTGTGGCCGATCTGGCTCTTGACCGAGCCGAGCGCGCAGCTGCCGGGCGCGGCACCCGCGTCGGTGAAGAACCCGGTCAGCGTCCGCAGTTCGGTCGCGTCCCCGACCACCGTGCCGGTGCCGTGCGCCTCGACGAGCCCGACGTCCACCGGGGACACCCCAGCGTCGCGGTAGGCGCGTTCGAGGGCGCGGTACTGGCCTTCCGGGCGGGGCGCGGTCAGGCCGAGCGCCTTGCCGTCGCTGGCCGCGCCGACGCCCTTGACCACGGCGTAGACCCGGTCGCCGTCGCGCTCGGCGTCGGCGAGGCGCTTGAGCACCAGGCAGGCGACGCCCTCGCCGAGCGCGATCCCGTCGGCGGCGGCGTCGAACGGACGGCAGCGGCCGGTCGGCGAGAGCGCGCCCGCCGAGGTGAACATGAGGTAGTCGTGGATCCCGTTGTGCAGGTCGACCGCGCCGCAGAGGACCAGCTCGCTCGTCCCGGCGCGCAGTTCCTTGGCGGCCAGGTCCAGCGCGGCCAGCGAAGACCCGCACGCGGCGTCCACCGTGTAGTTCGCGCCACCGAGGTCGAGCCGGTTCGCGATCCGGCCGGAGATGACGTTGGCGAGCGTGCCGGGGAAGGTGTCCTCGGTGGGTTCGGGCAGCTGCGCCAGGAGTTCCGCCGGCACTTCGTCGAGGTAGCCGTCGAGCAGGGACCGCAGGGTGCCCGCGTTGGCGAGGTCGCCACCTGCTTCCGCGCCGAACACGACGCTCGTGCGTTCGCGGTCGAAGTCCCGGTTCGCGTACCCCGCGTCTTCGAGAGCCCGGCGCGCGGTCTCCAGCGACACCAGCTGCGCCGGGTCGATGCTGCCCATCGCGGACGGCGGGATCCCGAAGTCGAGCGGGTCGACGGCCACCGGCGGCAGGAAGCCGCCCCACTTCGACGTCGACTGTCCGAAGTAGACTTCCGGGTCCCAGCGCTCCGGCGGCACCTCGGTGACGGCGTCCTCGCCGCGCAGGACGTTCGACCAGAACGCTTCGAGGTCCGGCGCGCCGGGGAACGTGCAGGCCATCCCGATGACGGCGATGTCGCAGGAGTCCCCCGCCGGGACGGGTTCCTCGGGGCGGGTGAACGTTTTCCCGGCCGTGACTTCGCGGTGCAGCCGCGCGATCGTCGTCCGCCGGTCGCGCAGCACGGCGACCTGCCCGGCCATGAACATCCCCTCGGCGAGCTGGGTTTCCTCGTCGAGCACCGCGCCGCCGTGGCGGACGCCCTTGCTCGCGACGCGCAGCCGTCCGGTGTTCAGCTCCTCCAGCCGCTGCCAGGCTTCCTGCGCGGGCACGTCCCGCAGGCTCGCTTTGACCCGCTCGAACTCCGCGGTGTACGGGCTGGGCAGGCAGCGCGTGCGGTGCCCCGGCGCGGTTTCCAGCGTGGTGGTGGCCTCGGCTTCGAGCGCCCGCCGCTGGAACAGGTCCGTGATCGCGCCGTGCGCCACGGCTTCTTCGGTGAAGAGGTACGCGGTGCCCATCAGGACACCGACGGCGTCGAGCGGTGCCGCCATCGCCCGGACCACCGCCGCCGAGCGGGCGTCGTGGATGCCGCCGGCGAAGAGCACTTCGACGTCCTTCGCCGCGCCGAGTACGGCCAGTTGTTCCTCCCACAGCTCGAAACTCGGGCGGGGGCCGACGTGCCCGCCGCATTCGGCGCCCTCGAAGACGAACCGGCGGACGCCGGCGTCGAGGTACTGGCCGAGCAGGATCGGCGACGGCACGTGCACGAAGGTCGCGATCCCCTCGGCCTCGAGCGCCTTGGCCTGCCCGGGTTTCCCGCCCGCGATCAGCACGCACCGCGGCCGGGCGGCCCGGATCGCGGCGAGCTGGGCGGCACGCAGGTCGTCGGGGACGAAGCCGAGGATCCCCGCACCCCACGGGCGGTCGCCGAGCAGCTCGGCGGTGCGGGTCAGCAGTTCGGTGGTGCGCGTGCCGTTCGCGGTCGCCACGGCGACGAACGGGAACCCGCCCGCTTCGGCGACCGAGGCCGCGAACCCGGGCTGGTCGCTGACCCGCGTCATCGGCCCCTGGACGACCGGGAGCGCGGTGCCCAGCGTCCGCAGGAGCCGGTCCGGCGAGGTCACCCCGGGGACGGTGGCGCCGGTGATCCGGCGCACGTCCGATTCCACAGTGGACCTCGTGACCACGCCGGCCGCCCCGCCGGCCAGCGCGCCGACCGCGGTCCGCGGCCCGGCCACGGTTCCCCACACCGGGACGTCGAAGGCGTTCAAGAGCTGTTGCAGCAGCACGAAGTCACTCAGCTCACCACCTCGCGCGACCAGCCCCAGCGCGCCTCGGGCCACCGCCTCGGCGGCCGTGGCGACGTCACCGACCTCGGCGAGGACACCCGCCCACGGCGCTTTCGTGCGGACGGCGAACGCCGCACCCGCGGGCAGCGGGCCGTCGGTGCGCACCCCGTAGGGCACCCGGACCCGGGCGGCGACCAGTGCCACGGCCGCCGGATCGGCGCCGTCGAGCACGCCGAGGCCACCACCGCGGGCGACCGCGGCGACGGCGTCCGGGTCGCCGATGCCGAGGCAACGCAGCCGTCGAACGTGCGACGGCGGGACGAGCTCGGCCATCGGCGGACCTCCTGAGCGCGGGGCGGGGCGATCTTCAGAAATAACGCACCGGACCGGTGAAAAGCAATACTCGTGCTAGAGTACGAAACCGTGGGACACCGCATGATCATAGCCCTGACCAGCACTTTTATCACCTGGATCGCAATCTCGGAATGCATTTCCCGCACGCAAGTGACAATTCGACTTTGAAATACCTGGAGCCCGCGTGGAACTGACTGGACGGGTCGTCGCGCTGACCGGCGCGGCACACGGGATCGGGGCCGCCATGGCCCGCCGCTTCGCCGCCGAGGGGGCGGCGGGCGTGGTGGTGTCCGACGTCGACGAGACCGGCGCGGCCCGGGTGGCGGCCGAGATCACCGCCGCGGGCGGCCGGGCCGTCGCGGTGGCCGCCGACGCGACGTCCAAAAAGGACCTGAAGGCGCTGGTCGCTACCGCGCGAACCGAGTTCGGGCCGGTGGACCTGTTCTGCGCCAACGCCGGCGCGGCGTTCGGCACCGGCGTCCACGCGTCCGACGAGCAGTGGCAGAAGTCCTGGGAGCTCAACGTGCTGCAGCACGTCCACGCCGCCCAGGCCGTGCTGCCGGCGATGCTCGCGCGCGGCGAAGGGTACCTGCTGCTCACCGCGTCGGCCGCCGGGCTGCTCGGCACCCCGGGCGACGCGCCGTACTCGGTCACCAAGCACGCGGCCGTCGGCCTCGCCGAGTGGCTCGCGATCACCTACCGGCCCCGCGGGGTCCGGGTCAGCGCGCTGTGCCCGCTCGGCGTCCGGACGGCGCTGCTCGAACCCGGGATCGCCGCCGGCCACCCGGCCGCGCTGGCCATCGCGGCGGCGGCGCCGCTGCTCGAACCCGAGGACGTCGCCGAGGCGGTCGTGCACGGGCTCGGCAAGGAGGAGTTCCTGATCCTGCCGCACGAATCCGTGCGGGAATCGTTCGCGCGCAAGGCGGGCGCGGTCGACGCGTGGATCGACGAGATGGCCGTGGGAGGCTGAAAGTGGAGTACCGCAGGCTCGGCGCGAGCGGGCTCGCCGTCAGCGAGATCGCGTACGGCAACTGGCTGACGCACGGCGGACCCGGCTGCGTCGCCGCGGCGCTGGACGCCGGCGTCACGACGTTCCACACCGCCGCGGCGTGGGACGGCGGCGCGGCCGAAGAGGCCTACGGCGCAGTGTTTTCCGGCCTGGACCGCGACGAACTGGTTCTGTGCACCGGGGTGTTCTGGCCGGAGGGCCCGGGCCCGAACGCCGCCGGGCTGAGCCGCAAGCACGTGATCGCGTCCTGCGAGGGCTCGCTGCGGCGGCTGCGCACCGACCACGTCGACGTCTACCAGCTGCTGCGCTTCGACTACCGGACGCCGGTCGCGGAGACGTTCCTGACGTTGTCGGACCTGGTGCGGCAGGGGAAGATCCGGTACGTCGGCACGTCGGAGTGGACGGCCGAGCAGCTGCTGCAGGCCCACGAAGCCGCGCAGCGGTACGACGTCCCGCTGATCGCCAACCAGCCGCACTACTCGATGCTGTGGCGGGTGGCGGAGGCGCAGGTCATGCCGGTCGGCGACCGGATCGGCGTCGGGCAGTTCGCCTCGGTGCCGCTCGCGCAGGGCGTGCTGACCGGCAAGTACCGCGACGGGCGGATCCCGGCGGGCTCCCGCGCGGCCGGGCCGGCGTACGCGCGGCCGTTGCTGATGCCGGAACTGCTGGAGCGCGTGGAACTGCTGCGCGGCGTCGCTGACGACGCCGGCCTGACGATGGCGCAGCTCGCGCTGGCGTGGACGCTGCAGCACGAAACGGTCGCCGCGACGGTGACCGGGGCGAGCACGCCCGAGCAGGTCACGGAGAACGCGAAGGCCGCCGGCGTCCGGCTCGACCTCGACGTCCTGACCCGGATCGACCACCTGCTCGGCAGCTTCGTCCAGACCGACCCGCGGCTGGTGTGGTCCCCGCCCGCGCAGCCGCGCTGAAGGGGACTTTCCTCGCATCACATCGCAGGAAAGTCCCCTTCAGCCCGCGCCGAGGCAGACGAACGGGCGGCGGAACGGGTCCACGGCGATCGCGTCGGCCAGCGCCAGCGCCGGGCTCTCGCGCTCGGCCAGCGCCCGGTAGTAGTCGTCCATCGCGGCCGCCGAGGCCAGGTCGCCGACGCGGGACAGCGGCGCGATCACCGTCCGCGAGCCGCTGGCCAGCAGCGCGCTGGCGAAGCCGAGGGCTTCGTCGCCGGGCCGGATCCGGTTCAGCGCCAGCTCGCACGCGGCGAAGACGACCTGCCGCGGCGGCTGCCGCAACCCGGCCATCTCGTGCCCGAAGAGGGCACCGTCGGCGAGTTCGAGCCGGGAGAAGAGCGCGTTCTCCGGCTCGTGCGCCCCGTGCGCGGCGAAGTGCGCGAGCTTCGCGCCGTCCATCGCGCGCAGCACGGACTTCACGGTGGCCTTGGCGCCGGTCATGGTCGTCGCGGTGCGGTAGTGCGTGGTCAGCTTCTCGAGCTCACCGCGCGCCCCGGCCAGCCCGGGCCCGCGGACGAGCACGATCCGCCGCGCCCGGGTCAGCTTGGTGAGCTCGGCGGCGAGCCAGGCGGTCGCCGAGGGCGCGACGACGGTCGGCCGTCCCCGCAGCCCCGGCAGCACGCCCCACGGCACGGCGTAGAGCGGCCCGGTCGGGACGATCACCAGGTCCCGCTCGCCGAACAGCTCGGCGAGGGGCTGGATGAGCTGCGCGTCGAGCTTGTCGGCCTGCTTGCGCGCGGACGCCATGACGACCTCGGCCAGCCGCTCGGGCAGGTTGTCCGGCGCGAGCGCGTCGAGGTCGACGTTGAGCACCCGCGCGGACTCCGCGGCGGCCCCGGCCGACCCGAGCCGCACGAGCCGGCACTCGCCCCCGGCCACGACGACGGCGACCAGCTCGTCCCCGGAGGCGGCGAAGCTGATCATTGCTCGTTCCCCGAGCCGCGCGACGACTTCGGGCAACCCGGCCACCGGCCGCGGCCGCCCCCACCGCCCGGTGTGCCAGCCGAGCCGCTGGGCCTCGCGAAGCCGTTCGTTGTACTTGGCCCGCAGCCCGGCGATCGGGTGCCCGTCGTGCTGGGCCTCCTGGATGGCCTGCCCGAGCCCGCGCACCTCGGCCACGCTCGCGGCCAGCTCGGGATCGGTGCCGGCCGAGAGCGGCTCGTACCGGTAGGTCTGCGCGCGCGTGCGTTCGAGCCAGACGAACAGCCGCCGCGCGTCGTTGCGTTCGAGCACGAGCTTCACGGCGAGGTCGGCCAGCTCCTGGCCGTGGAGCGCGGTCCCGGACACGAGGTCGAGCCCGCCCATCCGGTCGCGCACGGCGTCGAGCTCGGTGAGCCCGGACCGGATTTCGGTGAGCGCTTTCGCCTGCCGCCCCTGCGCGACGGCGAGCTCGGCCCGGCAGAGGCGGCGCAGCATCCGGTAGTCGATCGGGGTGAGCTGCCCGGGCCGCGGCACCGTCCGCAGGGTCTCGACGGCCCGCCGGAGGTTCCCCCGCCGGATGTCCAGCCGCACGGCGAGCATCCGCGCGGTGGCGGCCTGCTCGGTCAGCAGCGGCGCGGGCATCTTCGCCGCGATCCGCAGGGCGCGGGTCGGCAGCGCGGCCGGGATCGCCCCGGAACGCAGCGTTTCCCGCACGTCGGCCTGCAGCCCGATCAAGGTCGCGTTGGCGACGCAGGTGCGGCAGCCGACCTTGAGCATCCCGCGCCGGGCCGACGCGGCCATGCCCCGCGCCAGCACGAGCTCGTCGTTCATGAGGGCGGCGGACGCGCGGTGCAGCTCGGCGTTCGCGCGCTTGCGGGTGACGTTGTGCTGCTCGTTCATCATCGCGAGGGCGTCGTCGAGGTGGCCGCCGGCCTCGTCCGCCAGCCCGGCCGCCATCAGCGCCTGCGCCTGCTCGAGCCGGAGCTGGAGCGGGACTTCGAGGCCGAGGGCCTGGTAGGTGCGCTCCCCGATCTGGTACAGCCGCAGAGCCTCGGGCAGGTCGCCGGTGCGGTGCGCGAGCACGCCGAGGCTGCGGCGCACGTCGGCCGCTTCCACCCGCAGCTCGTGCTTCTCGGCGAGCTCGAGCGCCCGGGTCAGGTCGCCATGCGCCTCGCGGACGTTGCCGAGCTTCGCGTGCGACCAGCCGCGCGCCGAGAGCGTCTGCACGAACGCGCCCATGCGGGCCGCGGGGTTCGTGCCGTGCGCCAGCCGGTACTCGTGGTGTTCGAGCGACTCTTCGAAGTACCCGATGCTGTCTTCGTTCCGGCCCACGGTCATGAGCTTCATGGCGTAGTTGTGGTTCAGCGACGCGCTGAGCTCGGCCTTGAGCACGGGATCGGTGACCGCGTCGATCAGCAGGCGCACGTCGTCGAGGCCGGCCAGCCCCGCGGGGACGTCCCCGGTGATCTCCGTGGAGATGGCGGCCAGGGTGCTGGCCAGGCGGATGCGCGTCACCAGCCAGTCCGTGCGGTGGGCCGGCGCCACGGGGTGGATCGAGTCGAGCAGGTTCATCCCTTGGCGAAGCTGCCGGACCCCGTCGTGGTAGCGCCCCAGGCAAGAAGCGGCGGAGGCCGCCTTCTGCAGCGTGCGCACCCGCTCGAGCACATCGGTGGGTTGGGGGTTCGTCACAGGCACACTCCTATGACAGCACAGCCGAGGGCAGAAGGAAGCCCGCCTACCGGCGAAAGATCGGCAGACGGGCGACCACCTTCGGATGATTCAGTTCACGCGCTGGTAGCAGGGGTCGCCGCAGTTGGGCGAAACCACCGGCGTTTCGGGCTTGTGCCCGACGTGCACCCAGCCGTGCTCGTCGGGCTCCGGGTGCGGAACCACCGGGCCGGCCTGCTCGATCGGCTCCGGCGTCTCTTCCGGCTTCGTGTCCGTGGGCGTCGACATGGTCGATCTCCTCTCCCCTGGGGATCTGCATGGGGACGCTGACCGTGACGGTGAGTCCCCCGTCGCGGGGCCCTCTCCCCGCGAACGGCCCAATAGTTCCACAACGGAGCAATGATCGGGAGAGTTTTCGCTACGGAAAGTCAGCCCCAAAGCTCTGATCAGGCTAGACGCCCCCCACGGAACGTCCTAAAGGGTGAAGTCTGTAACGACGTCCACTGCGGACGTGCATCGAAGGGAGATCCGCGGGTACCACCCGATCATGAAACTGACCTCCACCGTGCTCGGCGCGCCGGAGCCCCGCGCGCTCGCCGGGTTCTACTCGAAACTGCTCGGCTGGCCGATCCGCACCGACGAGCCGGAGTGGGTGACGCTGCGCCCGGACGACGGCGGCGCGGGTCTCTCGTTCCAGCTCGAAACCGGCCACGTCCCGCCCACCTGGCCGCCCGCCGACGGCGCCCAGCAGATGCAGCTGCACCTCGACATCGAAGTCGACGACCTCGCGGCGGCGACGGCCGCCGCGGTCGCCGCCGGCGCCGTCGTCGCGGACTTCCAGCCGCAGGACGACGTGCGCGTCTGCTTCGACCCCGCCGGGCACCCGTTCTGCCTCTGGACGAGGTGACGCCCCGCGTTCGACCGGTCACAGGATCCGCTATGTTCGGCTGAGGCCTGGTCGCGGCGAACGGAGTTGAGTCCTGTGGGGGTGCACCGGATCTGGCACCACGGCCTGGTCCCCACCGAAGGAAAACGCCCCCTGGACGCCTTGCGCAGCAGGCTGATCACCCGCCAGCGGCAGCACGACGACTACACCGTCACCGATCTCGGCTCCTCCGACGACGGCGGATCGCGCCGGTGCGACCTCGAATTCGCTTACGGCGACGGCGAAGGCCGCTACTCCGTTCAGGTATTCCTGTCCCTCTGCTACCGCGCCGGCGAGGACCGGGTGACGTGGCTGCTGGCCGCGGCGTGCACGCGGCCGTGGCGCAGCTGCCACGTCGCGCCGGCGCACCGGATCGGCCTGGAAGAGCTGGGCGCCAGCGGCCACGACGAAATCCCGATCGAAACCCCGGTGCTGGCCATGCGCGGCTGGTCCCGCGAGGAGTGCGACCACCTCGCCGACCTGCTGGGCGAGGCGCTGGTGGCCCCGTGGCGGACGTCGGCGGTGCTGGTGCTCGCCGAGCCGCCGACGGTACCCGTCTCGGGCTGGCCGGGGCTGGTCAACGTCTTCGACGTCGACGACCGCTTCCGCCGCACGCTCAACCGGAACCTCCCCCTCGGCTGCGCGGTGCCGCCGGGCGCGCGGCTGTACACGCCGCCGTGCGACCAGCTCCCGGATTTCGTCGAAACCGCCAGCCCGGTGTCCGGCGAAGCGCTCGAAGGCGCGATCACGCAGCTCATCCAGGCGCGCGGCCGAACGCCGCTGCCCGAAGAGTGGGCCGAGGTGGCGAGCGTGCGGGCCTGGTACGCGGCCGATCCGTTCGTCGCGCCGGAACGGGAACCGGACGCCGAACTGACCGGGAAGCTCGGCCGCGCCGAGCGCGAGCTGGCCGAGGCGCGCCGGGTGATCACGATCCTGCGGAAGAAGGCGAAGGCCCACGCCGAAGAGCGCGATCGCCACGCGTGCGAGGTGAAGGCCCTGCGCGGCCGGCTCGAGGACGTCTCCGCGACCGACGTCGCGTGCCTGCGCAAGCAGCTCGCGCAGCTGCAGGAGGAGGTGGACGACTACGCGCGCGCGTTCGAGGAGACCGAAGCCGAGCGCGACGAGCTCCGGCGCGTCAACGGGTTGCTGGCGGGCCGCCTCGCCCGCCACCACGACGCGGACGACGAAGTGGCCGCCGCCGGCCGCCCGCCGGAGGAGTTCCCCAGCTTCGCCGAGCTGATCGCCACCGCGACGGCGTCGCTGAAGCACCTCGCGATCACCGCCGACCCGGCACCGGCAGCGATCCTCGACCACCACCCGAAAGCCGCCGCCTGGCGCCGCAAGGCGTGGGACGCGCTCCGGACGCTCGACGCGTACGCGAGCGCGCGCACGTCGTCGCTCGGCGCGGGCCAGGACCCGGGCCCCGGCTTGTCGGACGTGCTCGCGTTCGCCCGCACGGGCCAGCCGGGTTCGCTGATCAGCGCCAACATCATCGCGCTGGCCGAGTCGGACACGGTGACCACGAACGAGCGGCTCCGCCAGGCCAGGACGTTCCGCGTCGACCCCCGCACCAACCCGGCGGGCCGCGACTACTTCGGCGCCCACATCGCCTTGGAGCGCTTCAAAGCGCCGGCCCCGCGCCTGCACTTCCTCGACGACACGGACCGGACGGGCACGGTGTACGTCGGCTACCTGGGCGCCCACCTGCCGACGTCGAAGACCAACTGAGCGAGAATCGCCCGCATGACGGAGAAACACCTGGCGTACTGCTGGATCACGCGCGGCGAGCGAGTGCTGTTCCTCCGCCGCGCGGCCGGCGTGTTCCGCGCGGGCCAGTGGGAGCTGCCGGGCGGAACGGCCGAGCCGGGCGAGCCCTTCGAGACGACGGCGGTCCGCGAAGCGGCCGAGGAAACCGGCTTGAGCGTTCGCGTCACGGGCGAGCTGGGGCGCGACGAGTGGCCGGACATCGCGGGCCGCGACCTCCAGATCCACGCTGTGGTCTACGCGGTCGAGGAAACCGGCACGGGCGAGGTCGTCCTCAACCCGGCGGAGCACGACGACTTCGCTTGGCTGACGCGGGCGGAAGCGCGGGAACTGCCGTTACCGGAACACTTCCGCCGGCTGCTGTCGCCTGGCTCTCCCCGTCTCCACGTCGGCTGTGCGATGTGGACCCACAAGGCGTGGCCGGGCCGGTTCCTGCCGCCGTCGCTGCCGCCCAAGGAGCGTCTGCACGCCTACGCCGGCTGGTGCAACGCGGTCGAAGGCAACACGACGTTCTACGCCACCCCCGCCCGCTCGACGGTGGAAACCTGGGCGGAGCAAACCGGTCCGGCCTTCCGGTTCGTGGTCAAGGTGCCCAAGAT is a window from the Amycolatopsis sp. cg9 genome containing:
- a CDS encoding CHAT domain-containing protein, yielding MNLLDSIHPVAPAHRTDWLVTRIRLASTLAAISTEITGDVPAGLAGLDDVRLLIDAVTDPVLKAELSASLNHNYAMKLMTVGRNEDSIGYFEESLEHHEYRLAHGTNPAARMGAFVQTLSARGWSHAKLGNVREAHGDLTRALELAEKHELRVEAADVRRSLGVLAHRTGDLPEALRLYQIGERTYQALGLEVPLQLRLEQAQALMAAGLADEAGGHLDDALAMMNEQHNVTRKRANAELHRASAALMNDELVLARGMAASARRGMLKVGCRTCVANATLIGLQADVRETLRSGAIPAALPTRALRIAAKMPAPLLTEQAATARMLAVRLDIRRGNLRRAVETLRTVPRPGQLTPIDYRMLRRLCRAELAVAQGRQAKALTEIRSGLTELDAVRDRMGGLDLVSGTALHGQELADLAVKLVLERNDARRLFVWLERTRAQTYRYEPLSAGTDPELAASVAEVRGLGQAIQEAQHDGHPIAGLRAKYNERLREAQRLGWHTGRWGRPRPVAGLPEVVARLGERAMISFAASGDELVAVVVAGGECRLVRLGSAGAAAESARVLNVDLDALAPDNLPERLAEVVMASARKQADKLDAQLIQPLAELFGERDLVIVPTGPLYAVPWGVLPGLRGRPTVVAPSATAWLAAELTKLTRARRIVLVRGPGLAGARGELEKLTTHYRTATTMTGAKATVKSVLRAMDGAKLAHFAAHGAHEPENALFSRLELADGALFGHEMAGLRQPPRQVVFAACELALNRIRPGDEALGFASALLASGSRTVIAPLSRVGDLASAAAMDDYYRALAERESPALALADAIAVDPFRRPFVCLGAG
- a CDS encoding VOC family protein encodes the protein MKLTSTVLGAPEPRALAGFYSKLLGWPIRTDEPEWVTLRPDDGGAGLSFQLETGHVPPTWPPADGAQQMQLHLDIEVDDLAAATAAAVAAGAVVADFQPQDDVRVCFDPAGHPFCLWTR
- a CDS encoding SDR family oxidoreductase; the encoded protein is MELTGRVVALTGAAHGIGAAMARRFAAEGAAGVVVSDVDETGAARVAAEITAAGGRAVAVAADATSKKDLKALVATARTEFGPVDLFCANAGAAFGTGVHASDEQWQKSWELNVLQHVHAAQAVLPAMLARGEGYLLLTASAAGLLGTPGDAPYSVTKHAAVGLAEWLAITYRPRGVRVSALCPLGVRTALLEPGIAAGHPAALAIAAAAPLLEPEDVAEAVVHGLGKEEFLILPHESVRESFARKAGAVDAWIDEMAVGG
- a CDS encoding aldo/keto reductase, which codes for MEYRRLGASGLAVSEIAYGNWLTHGGPGCVAAALDAGVTTFHTAAAWDGGAAEEAYGAVFSGLDRDELVLCTGVFWPEGPGPNAAGLSRKHVIASCEGSLRRLRTDHVDVYQLLRFDYRTPVAETFLTLSDLVRQGKIRYVGTSEWTAEQLLQAHEAAQRYDVPLIANQPHYSMLWRVAEAQVMPVGDRIGVGQFASVPLAQGVLTGKYRDGRIPAGSRAAGPAYARPLLMPELLERVELLRGVADDAGLTMAQLALAWTLQHETVAATVTGASTPEQVTENAKAAGVRLDLDVLTRIDHLLGSFVQTDPRLVWSPPAQPR
- a CDS encoding SDR family NAD(P)-dependent oxidoreductase, which codes for MAELVPPSHVRRLRCLGIGDPDAVAAVARGGGLGVLDGADPAAVALVAARVRVPYGVRTDGPLPAGAAFAVRTKAPWAGVLAEVGDVATAAEAVARGALGLVARGGELSDFVLLQQLLNAFDVPVWGTVAGPRTAVGALAGGAAGVVTRSTVESDVRRITGATVPGVTSPDRLLRTLGTALPVVQGPMTRVSDQPGFAASVAEAGGFPFVAVATANGTRTTELLTRTAELLGDRPWGAGILGFVPDDLRAAQLAAIRAARPRCVLIAGGKPGQAKALEAEGIATFVHVPSPILLGQYLDAGVRRFVFEGAECGGHVGPRPSFELWEEQLAVLGAAKDVEVLFAGGIHDARSAAVVRAMAAPLDAVGVLMGTAYLFTEEAVAHGAITDLFQRRALEAEATTTLETAPGHRTRCLPSPYTAEFERVKASLRDVPAQEAWQRLEELNTGRLRVASKGVRHGGAVLDEETQLAEGMFMAGQVAVLRDRRTTIARLHREVTAGKTFTRPEEPVPAGDSCDIAVIGMACTFPGAPDLEAFWSNVLRGEDAVTEVPPERWDPEVYFGQSTSKWGGFLPPVAVDPLDFGIPPSAMGSIDPAQLVSLETARRALEDAGYANRDFDRERTSVVFGAEAGGDLANAGTLRSLLDGYLDEVPAELLAQLPEPTEDTFPGTLANVISGRIANRLDLGGANYTVDAACGSSLAALDLAAKELRAGTSELVLCGAVDLHNGIHDYLMFTSAGALSPTGRCRPFDAAADGIALGEGVACLVLKRLADAERDGDRVYAVVKGVGAASDGKALGLTAPRPEGQYRALERAYRDAGVSPVDVGLVEAHGTGTVVGDATELRTLTGFFTDAGAAPGSCALGSVKSQIGHTKCAAGLAGLIKAALSLWHEVVPPTLHLSRPNAAWDPATSPFTFTTAARPWAEPARLAGVSAFGFGGTNFHAVLGAGPVAPDRRHGPRDWPAEAEKALAGIRRADADPGKVAFLFPGQGSQRPGMLAELFVHFPDLAELLKLAPDVAGKAFPPRVFAADAVQEQENALTDTRIAQPALGLVEIAVARLLERAGVRPDFLAGHSYGELVALSVAGAFGTGTLLRLSRARARAIAEVAEPGAMAAVKAPRDALTPTLIGPDVVVANHNAPEQVVLSGSVAAVERAVRRLRETGLAAKRIPVACAFHSPLVAAAGDVFAADLAGESLADPKLPVWANRTAAPYAAGDVEAELAAQIGAPVRFLDQIEAMYAAGARTFVEAGPGRVLSRLVGEILGDRPHTVVACGPDLTGFLTALGKLAAAGVDVRTDRLRRARPPAPSATAWAVDGRSARAPGAEVPALPPARRIRSTAMTQPAPGRDQAVVDFLRTTRELVAAQREVMLGYLGSAPVPAPVPAPAPAPVPVVHTEPEPEPVAEKPADVLGTVIGVISERTGYPAEMIAGDLDLEADLSIDSIKRTEIAGTLLSRLGLPADDRTDQLSRDRTADALTAHLESWLSPTPAASAPTRYRLDRVPVPLDPDPGRLQGKSVAVVGGDASVAAAFAAAGAAVVTGDADITVLLARDLTDVFARLKALRGTVLVAAEPDAVPGLRGLIRSAALERDGGTRLVEVTQDVGKVLVDEALSDGPSVVGHDGGGRFTIEPRPAELGSIAYSGAGPGGGELAALGLGPDSVVLLVGGARGITARAAVAFAASGCRIELAGRTPWPGGPDDLPADPAAMRAVLAGRGGSVADIERRVRTVLAQREIGRTLDEVRAAGGDPAYRSLDVRDAEAVHHLVKDLRGQVDGVVFAAGVLDDKLMADKDERSFRTVFETKADGARTLLAALAETGAEPGFVTFFGSIAAVLGNRGQTDYAAANDALESLAKNWPGRAVTVHWGPWAPAADHSGMVSPELAREYERRDVGLLDADEGVAALLRELAYGTDRAVLYTASLW